One Leopardus geoffroyi isolate Oge1 chromosome E1, O.geoffroyi_Oge1_pat1.0, whole genome shotgun sequence genomic window, TTTAAGGGACATGCCCTGTATGCTGCTCCCCTTCTTGTGGAATCCCTGGACCCCAGACCTCTGCTGAGTGAACCTGTGCTTTGTTCAGGGAATTCTCCTCATCTTGAGGTCATGGAACAAGTGTGGGAGAGAGTGGCTATGGGCCAGCTTGGTGTTATAGCGCCAGGGGACAATGCCATCGCCATTTTCAGGATCCTACTCCCCGTCCTGTCCTTCACTGGGACTGCgcctctttctgcccccaggAACCCTGTGTGGAAGGGACATCGGAGCTCCACTCAGATTCTCAATGACTTGCCTGCTCTCCCAGCTCCCCAGGCATGTCCTGGGTGTGGGCTGTCCCCTGGTGGCGAGATAAGGAAGGACCCATTCCTCCTCACTCGGAAGGTAGGTGGGATCCTGCGGGCTGTGACAGCTAGGCAGAAAGGGATAAGTGACCCTGGAGGTATTCTGGGGTGCATAGGCAGAAGGTCAGGCTGGCTAAGAACAAAAGAGGAGACAGATGGAGAGCGGAGTGCCCAGCTCACTTGTTCCACGCAcagtaattgaaaaataaaatgtgtcatgGTAAAATGATCAGACAGTACAAAAAGCCCTGTTACAAAAGTCCTCCTCCCGCCCTGAGAGTCCCAGTGCCCCACCCACAGCAACCACCGTTTACATgacctattaaaattttattttgagagagggagtacaagtgcggggaggggcagagagggagaatcccaagcaagttccgcactgtcagtgcagagcccgatacagggctcgaacccacaaaccgtgagatcgtgacttgagccgagatcaagagttgaatgcttaaccgactgagccacccaggcgcccctttcgtttttttaaagcacaaatggGAGCTTTCCGGGACACCCAGGGAGGGGTCCCTACGGGCATTGTTTTGCGCTCCTGTCGTAACTTAAAGGGAAATTTCACAATGTCCAGAGCCCTTTATGTCCCGCAAATGAAGGAGGAGGATGTCCTCAAATCTCTTGCAACAGGAGCCCGCTTAGGTGGCACCCGCCCTGACTTCCGGTACATCTACAAAAGGAAAGGGGATGAATGGTATCTCCATCATAAATCCGAAGAGAACCTGGGAGAGAAACTTCCACTGGCAGCTCATGCCGTTGTTGCCATTGAAAACCCAGCTGGTGTCAGTGTCACATCGTTCAGTAGTCCTGACCAGCGAGCCGTGCTGAAGTGTGCTGCAGGGGCCACCCCTGTTGCTGGCCGCTTCGCTCTGGAACCTTCTCCATCCAGATCCGGGAAGCCTCCCCAGAGCCACGTCATGCTTGGTCTCTACTTCTACAGAGATCGTGAAGACATGGAAAAGCAAGCGCAGGCCGCTGCTGAAAAGGCTGTGACCAAGGAGGACTTTCGGGGTAAACGGACGGCTCCAGCTCCTGAGTTCACGGCTACTCCACCGGAAGTCGCAGACTAGTCTGCAGGCGTGCTGGTGCGCTCTGGGCCCACTCAGCAATTCCCTGCCGAAGACTGGGGCGCCCAGCCACCACCGAAGACTGGTCTGCGGCTCCCACTGCTCAGGCCACTGAATGGATAGGAACAACCCACGGAGTGGTCTTGAGCTACTGTTCcacaaaggcaaacaaaaagaaataaggctgacagaaaataaacagtcgggtttgtttgtttgttttaatatctgtttttgagagacagagattgtgAGCACGgttgggcagaaagagagagggagacacggaatcctaagcaggctccaggctctgagctgtcagcacagagcccaatgcggggctcgaacccacaaaccatgagatcctgacctgagccaaagtcagatgcttaaccaactgagccatcaagcTGCCCTTCAGATtctaaaagttggaaaaaaataggggtgcctgggtggctcggtcagtttagcatcagactcttggtttgggttgGGGTCTcactgtgggatcgagccccatgtggggctctgcactggccatgtggagcctgcttgggattctctctctctcctccctctgccccttccccgctcacacttgcacactttctctctctctcaaaataaataaataaacattaaaaaaaagtcagggtgcctgggtagctcagtcggttaagcatccgactttggctcaggtcataacctgacagttcctgggttcaagcccggtgttaggctctgagctgacagctcagaccctggatcctgctttggattctgtgtctccatctctctctgcccctccccaacttgctctctctctctctctcaaaaataacgtaaaaagaatttttttttaaacaaaacaaaaataaatgttgacggggcacctgggtggctcagtcagttaagtgtccaacttcggctcagatcatgatcttgcagttcatgggttagagcccccacattgggctctctgctgtcagcacagagcccgtttcagatcctctgtccccccccccgcccctccctcgcttgcgatctctttctcaaaaatagacattgaaaaaaagtttaaaaaataacaataaaataaaacacaaatgggAGTTTGCTATACCCACTGTAATTAAACTATATATAGaactatatatgtatagtttGCAGAACATCCTGAATCAACACCACACAttttcctcatcctttttttttttttccaagcaaatGCTTGATATTTCATCCAGTCGATGTAGCGTAGTTTCGTCATCCAGCCCCCTACTGTCCTCAAAGAGTTCCCAGCCTGGTGGGAAAGATGAGCAAAGAGACAGTGTGACATGTCCACTGTGATCAGTGAGGCTCCTGCCCAGCACCCATGAGCTCAGGCTTTGAATGTGGACGGTGTCCCTCATCTTTGGCCATTGCCAGCAACCCCTGCCAGACCCCACAGAGAGGTGGACCCAGACCCCACAGAGAGGCACGCTGAATCCTGACGATCTGCAGCCCAGCTCCCCCAACGCTTGTGTTCCCTAAGATCTAGAAATGCTGGAGGAGAGTCTGACAAGTCTTATCCAGAGCAAGGAATGTTTGTAgggagaatgggggggggggtttctgGAGGGTAGTGgagaggggcctggggggctATAGGCTAGGGCCCCATGAGGGCACATCTCTCTGGGCTGGTGTTGGAGCTGCTCCCTGGGATAGGGTGAGAACCTCCTGACACCAGGAAGTGACTGGGAGCAGGGCTGCACCTCCTGCAGAGGCTGCTGGCTGAGCTGGGAACAAGGCAGGGGGACTGCAGCTTGTGCCTGTGCCCAGGCAGGTGGCAGAGGAAAAGGGCAAGCTCAGTGGACTCCCATGTTCTCTTCTGGTCCagactctggattctgtctctgggCTGGCAACTCTCCTCTgacccctcccctttctctaaGCAGCTTCACTCCCGCCTGACAATCTGGAAAAACTTACATCTGCCTCCAAAAGGACCCAGAATCCTCTCAGAAAGTGTGGTCCTCCTAAAGGCCCCATCTCTACCTGCCACCACATAGCCCCGCCTAACCCCATCCTGCCCAGGCAGGCAGCCTGAAAAGTTGCGTCATTTGGGAACAGTGGCAAGAACGCCAGCCTGGGAGTTAGGAGGTCTGGGTTCTAGTCCTGGACATGCTCTCCTACCGGTTACTGAGCTTGTCCGAGTCACATCCTTTCTCTGGCTTCAGTTTCCCAATATGTAAAATGAAGGTAACCCCTGACCTGTCCTGCTGCGGCTACCCTTTAAGGATCAAATGGAGAGCCCCTAACTCACCCACCAGACCCTGCCCCACCACAGCCAGACCAGGCTCACATGACCCACTTCTCCTCCAACTTCCGAAATTTTTAGTTAGTTCCTCAAATCTGCCCAGCTTTCTTTACCCTTCCACAGTCTTCCTATTTACATGTTCTCTGCccagaattctctcttctcttttcctagtcatttccaatttaattcatattaaatgtcacttccttttAGAAGCTTTAGGCTTaatcgcttctcagccttttggctaagatcaagtgtggaaGCGTTAGGTCGGGTACCTTTGTATTtcctcacattgaggtctttatTTATGTGAGTGTTTGGTTTCTAGGTCTCCCCCAGAGAAGGGTGGCAATGCCTgctacaaaataaaaccacacataAAAATATCTGTTGTGGACAGTTGCCTGGACGGAAGGACAGTGAATTGCATGCGAAAGCCCTTCAGATACAACGGCGTCTTGGCGCTCGTGAAGGGCAGCGGATCACATCCCGGGCTTTTGATGACAGTGGGATCATGCGCTCCCGCACCACGTGCAGTCGGTCAGAAGACACCCTCCCGGAGCTGGTCCGGGACCCGGAAGCGCGGTCTCTCCCGAGCTTCCTGGTGCACTAACTTTTGTGCCACGTGGCCTGAGGCCCGCAGCTGATTGGACGGCGGGTCGTCCCGCCCCTAGCCTTGAGTCCCAATGGATGCCCGGTGGGGCCGCAGCCAGCCTGAAACCGCCAGACCATGGGGGCCGCTGTGGCTGGGGTCCTGGGCTTCCTGCTCCTGGCCGCCGCGGGGGGCTCGGCCGGGGACGAGGCCCGGGAGGCGGCGGCCGTGCGGGCGCTGCTGGCCCGGCTGCTGGGGCCCGGGCGGGCGGCCGCCTTCTCGGTGTCGGTGGAGCGCGCCCTGGCGGCCGAGTCCGGCCTGGACACCTACCGCCTGAGCGGCGGCGGCGCCGGGGCGCGAGTGCGGGTGGTCGGCTCCACCGGCGTGGCCGCTGCCGCGGGGCTGCACCGCTACCTGCGCGACTTCTGCGGCTGCCACGTGGCCTGGTCGGGCTCTCAGCTGCGCTTGCCCGAGCCGCTGCCCGCCGTGCCCGAGGAGCTGACCGAGGCCACGCCCAACAGGTACggggcccgcccgcccgccgggctccacgcccccccccccccgcggttGCCGGCACCTGCCTCCCGTCCCGGGGCGCCGCCCCTCGCTGagtccccgccccaccccgcgcTCTCCTGGTCGCTACCGCAGCGACCGAGACTGAACGTAGCGCCGGCCTTAGGGTGGCACAGCTCTGGCTTCAGATCCCAGAGGCTCTGCCTCTCAAAGCCGtgtgtgtccttgagcaagtcacttagcctctcagAGCCTCGGCTGGCTCATCTGAAAAGTGGAAGTAATGACCTCTACCGCGCAGTGTTGGTTGTGAGGATTTGCACGGTGACGGGGGTAGAATTTGTGGTGCAGAATTAGTGACCAAAAAACGCTAGTCATTTCCCTCCTCACCTTCTGTTGGAAGATGCACCACAGAGGAATGGTATCCACCCCCTCGCAGCCTCCGTTCTGGAGCTTGTCCCACCGCAGGGAGGTCGTGTGTTCACTCATCTGTCTCCCCTTTAGACTGTGGGGAGagagacccgcccccccccattccAGGATAGGGACCGGTGTTGCCATAGAGCACTTAAACACGGTGCAGAAGGGGGCTCTAGAAGGGTCAGCTGTGCTCTCCCAGATACCTGTCTGGCTACAGGTCGGGGGCACGTAGGAAGCTCCCGTACTGATGCCCACAGTCCGAGGCCCCAAATGGGAGGGTCTCAGGACCCTCGCCAAGAAAGTTCTTGGCTTTTGGGGAGGAAGATTCAAGAGCGAGCCGTttagagaaagggacaaagactTAGGAAGTCTAGAAGTAAGAAAGGTGCTACTTCACAAAGTAGGGATCTCTCCTCCCAGAGGAGGGGGACGACACACACCCCTTTGCTTCTAACGAAGGgatttataagttttttttaaattagctatCCATATAGGGAGAGGCTTTTCACTTTGGCTTTAACCTTTACATTGGCTGGTTAGCTTTTCCATTGTTTCAGGGTTGTGATTGGGTTGTGGATTTACCCATAAGGAGCAGTTTTAAGAATGTCCAGCCTTTGTGGCTTTTACTGCCCGAGGGAGTGGGGTTTTGTGACTCTTTTTATGACCTGCTGACTTTTAGATTAAGGGTCAGCCTAGAACCAAAATGGCTTTACTTTGGTCACCTTGTCACCTGagtctcccttccctcctgcctcagtACTGAGTCTCAACTCCACCTGGGGTGGGTCCTGGAGTGAAGCAGGAGAGGGGTTACATTTGGGACCCCTCCCCTCTGGGctagatctggggtggggggggtgggggacatccCCACTGCCCCCAGGGACATGCCGCGGCTCATGCCCCTGCCCGCAGGTACCGCTATTACCAGAATGTGTGCACGCACAGCTACTCCTTCGTGTGGTGGGACTGGGCCCGCTGGGAGAAGGAGCTGGACTGGATGGCACTGAATGGCATCAACCTGGCACTGGCCTGGAGCGGCCAGGAGGCCATCTGGCAGCGGGTGCGTGCCCACCACATCCTCCTTCCCCCTgtgtccctgcctcccccacagcACAGCGTCTGGTACCCAGACTAAAGGCTTCAGAAGTGTCTGTGGCGTGCACGGTGGCCCCAGCCCTCTGGAAACAGGCTTCTATTCTGAGCCAAAACACAGAGGAGCGCTCTTTATCCTTATTTGTGGCCCCAGTCACGCAAGAATGAATGACCCTCTTCCCCACAAGAGCCTCTGAACAGGACTCCTGGCTCCTGAGTTCCAGCCACGTCCTTTCTGAGGTGCAAATCTGGCGGAGACCTGCTGCTGTCACACTCAGGAGCTCCTGTCCCCTTCGGGCTGTCCCCAGCCTGGGCGCTTCTGGGCCTGGGCCCTGAGGGCTCTGGCTGCCCTGGGCCCCGTTTCGGCCCCTGTGGAGCTGGCCTCACCCATCACTCTAGCCAGCCTCGTTCCATGAGGCCTTCTAAGGCCCCTTCCCCATTTTGGGGAGAGCCCCTTTGTGCCTCACCTCACCCTGGCGACAAGGCTGACAGATTAGTAAACTCACCTGTTCACAGGTCTGTTTCTCTTGGACTCTGGGCTCCTGCCAAGGGTCACATTTTGTCTTAGTAACTccagggctcagcacagagaagagatgaatgtttgtgaaatgaatgaatcaatgaatggagACGAATGTATCTATGTGTACTCATGTGTGGCGATCGCCCTCCTCCTCAGGTGTACCTGGCCTTGGGCCTGACCCAGTCAGAGATCGATGAGTACTTCACCGGCCCTGCCTTCCTGGCCTGGGGGCGCATGGGCAACCTGCACACCTGGGGTGGCCCCCTGCCTCGCTCCTGGCACCTCAAACAGCTTTACCTACAGGTAAAAGGACGGAGAACGAAAGGGGGCAGAATTGGAAAGTGCTAGAGAGTCATGGGCCAAGGAGGGTGGTATTTGGCCAGCCTCAGGGCTCTTAACTGGGCCTTGAGGGGAACTCTGTGTGCCCCGGGGGAGTGAGGACCTACGCCCTCAGGGCCATGCCTACCAGCTCCCCCTCCATTGTCCCCAGCATCGGATCCTGGACCGGATGCGCTCCTTCGGCATGACCCCAGTGTTACCTGCATTTGCAGGACATGTCCCCAAGGCTATCACCAGGTAaggttcctccccccaccccctgctcggCTCAGAGAGGAAATTTCTTCTTCCCTGCAAGacgtaattaaaataaaaactgaagttcTGGATGTAGGCGTGGGCATGATTCCTGGCTCTGCTACCGACTAGCAACATGAACTTGGACTCAGATTACATGACtgctctgtgcctccgtttccttaCTTGTAAAGTATATGTGGCTCGGCACAGTCTTCGCAAGTGGCCCCTCTTATTTAGTGACACTTGGGGTGCGCCAGtcttctctgtcctttctgcttctctgtgctACTGACTCTTCCCCTGCTGTGACCGGAAAATTCCTCAAGGTCCAGCTGAGACCTCCCCTCCTTCAGGTAGCTTTGCTGAGACCCCCAGCATTGGTTACCACCTCCTCCATGCCCATGACAACCTGGTTCCCACGACTGTCACAGGGCTTAGTGCATGCTGCTGGCCTTACTGGCCACCCCTTCACCTCCCGCCTGGGTGGCCAGATCCTCATTCATACAGTCAGAAGACATTTGTCAGACAAGGCTCAGTGCCGGGTCCTGGGGATGCAGCGACAAAGGCGCGCGCTGCGCTCTGCCCCTGCTGGGTGACAGGTTGACAGGGGGAGACAGGGCAGGGATAAGGGCGGGAATACACATGGGCCCACTTCTCTGTCTGGGCCGCCTCTGCGGGGAAGCCAGGGCTCAGCACTGGGCCAGATCTTGAAAAGCTGAATGTTGCTTGTTTCAGCccgtgggagggggagagacagcagAAGCTTTTCCAGATGAGGTGAAACTCAAAGGAATAACCAGCTAGataagcagggagggaggaggaaaggactCCAGCCACAAggcacagcatgtgcaaaggcacagaggcaggagaAACTGGGATGGGTTCCAGGAACTGCAGAGAAGCTAGTGAGCTGGCCGCGGATACCCACATCAGCCTCCGGTAAATGTCTGGATTGCCCCCCGCCACTAGGGTGTTCCCTCAGGTCAATGTCACCCAGCTGGGCAGCTGGGGACACTTCAACTGCTCCtactcctgctccttcctcctggcTCCGGAAGATCCTCTATTCCCTATTATTGGGAGCCTCTTCCTGCGGGAACTGACCAAAGAGTTTGGCACGGACCACATCTATGGGGCCGACACTTTCAACGAGATGCAGCCCCCCTCCTCGGAGCCCTCCTACCTTGCCTCAGCCACAGCCTCTGTCTACCAGGCCATGGTCACAGGTTCGGTGccagggggaggtgggaaggggaggcGTGGCACAGCTTGGTGGGGTGGGAAAAGAGACTGGGAGCAACACCGTCACACTGACTCACATCACCTGATGGTCTACCAAgtacttgtgcacacacacaccatctcatttaatcacaCTGTGGTGGAGAGgtgagctctggagccagacagcctgCTCCAGCCCTGGCACTGCCACTTTCTCCCTGTCAGTGCCTCAGTtgcctcgtctgtaaaatgaggctccCTCGTAAGTAGAATGATGCCTGGCCCAGAGTAAAGTCACTAAGTGCTGGCCATTGAAAACGTTCTGTTTGGCCTCTGCCTCCGAGCTGAGGTAGGTAACACGGGCCAGAGGTTAGGGGATGTGTTCCAAGCCGGTGCATGCTCCTCCTGGGGCACAGATGTGAACCCAGTGCTCCTTCCTGCCActtgcaggggtggggcagagaggggccagGTCGGGAATGGCcggggggtaggggtgggtgggCTGTGTGTTAGCCAGGAAGGGAACCCCTTGGCTCCGGCTTCCTTGAGAGTGAGCACCTGCTCCAAGCGTGATCCAGGACTGGCGGCATCAGCATCACCTCAGAGCCTGTCAGGTCTGCAGATTCTCCTGAATCAGAATGACTTGCGCTTGGGCCCAGGAATCCGTTTTAGCCAGCCTTCTGGGTAATTCTGATGCTTCATAAAGCTGGACAACACTGGCCTGGAGCTTCTAGCTGGGAGGAGGAGCTTCTAGATGGGAAGGCTGTGTGGGATGCTGTGCCCCGTGGGCTGGGGGTGACCGGAAGGAGTGTCCCATGATAGAGTCATTCAACTTCTCTggacctgtttcctcatctgtagaatggggtgAATGTTCCCCTGCCCCATCTCCTCTCATCAGCCCTCTTCTTtgtctctccacccctgccccaaccACAGTGGACCCTGATGCCGTGTGGCTGCTCCAAGGTTGGCTTTTCCAGCACCAGCCCCAGTTCTGGGGGCCTGCCCAGGTGAGCGCTGTGCTGGGGGCCGTACCCCGTGGCCGCCTCTTGGTTCTGGACCTGTTTGCTGAGAGCCAGCCTGTGTACATCCGTACAGCCTCCTTCCAGGGCCAGCCCTTTATTTGGTGCATGCTGCATAACTTTGGGGGCAACCACGGTCTGTTCGGGGCCCTGGAGGCCGTGAACCGAGGTCCTGCCGCTGCCCGCCTCTTCCCCAATTCCACCATGGTAGGTACAGGCATGGCCCCGGAGGGTATTGGCCAGAACGAAGTGGTCTATGCCCTGATGGCGGAGCTGGGCTGGCGGAAGGACCCAGTGGCAGATTTGGAGGCCTGGGTGACTGGTTTTGCGGCCCGTCGCTATGGGGTCTCCCACGGAAATACGGAGGCCGCCTGGAGGCTACTTCTCAGGAGCGTCTACAACTGCTCTGGTGAGGCCTGCAGTGGGCACAATCGCAGCCCCCTGGTCAGGAGGCCGTCCCTGAAGATGACTACCACTGTCTGGTACAATCGATCAGATGTGTTTGAGGCCTGGCGGCTGCTGCTAACAACCACTCCCAGCCTGGTCACTAGCCCCACCTTCCGCTACGACCTGCTGGACGTCACTCGCCAGGCGGCCCAGGAGCTGGTCAGCTTGTACTATGGGGAGGCGAGGACGGCCTACCTGAACAAGGAGCTGGTTCCCCTGCTGAGGGCGGCGGGCATCCTGGTCTACGAGCTTCTGCCCTCGCTGGACAAGGTGCTGGCTAGTGACAGCCGCTTCCTGCTGGGCAGTTGGCTGGAGCAGGCCCGGGCAGCGGCCGTCAGTGAGGCCGAGGCCCATTTCTATGAGCAGAACAGCCGCTACCAGCTGACCCTGTGGGGGCCCGAGGGCAATATCCTGGACTACGCGAACAAGCAGCTGGCGGGGCTGGTGGCTGACTACTATACCCCGCGCTGGCGGCTCTTCATGGAGATGCTGGTGGAGAGCCTGGTCCGAGGCGTTCCCTTCCAACAGCACCAGTTTGACCAGAATGCCTTCCAGCTGGAGCAGACCTTTGTCCTCAGCACACAAAGGTATCCTAGCCAGCCCCACGGTGACACTGTGGACCTGGCCAAAAAGCTCTTCCTCAGATATTACCCCCGGTTGGTGGCTGGCTCCTTGTGACCGATTAACCACCCCCTGGGCGGCGTTCTTCCCAAATTCCGGGCCTGGGCAGGTTCCCAGGGCCTGGAGCTAGACAAGCATCACAGGAGGGCCCCAGGCCTGGGCAGAGGAACTCAAGGCCCGCTGGGGGACCAAGCCTGGGAACTGCAGAGGGAGGTGAgctgctctcctcccccactccaaaTTTGGGATCAAAGTACTGTTTTAATACGACTTAATAAACTGGTGAATCACCTGGGCCTATCTGTCCAAACGTCACTACCGAGATGGCTGGGAGGACTCCCGGCTACAGCATGGACACTGGTGTGGATGccatttccctctgcccccttgccTCAGCCTCCCTGTACATAATACTGACACCTGACCTTGGAACTGATAATACCCTCCCCAAAATGTATACTTTCACACCCTCAGCAGCAAACTTTGGAACCTATCGTTGTCCCTATGGGACAGAGGCACACACAGGGGAAGGGTGCCCAGGGCACTCAGTGCC contains:
- the NAGLU gene encoding alpha-N-acetylglucosaminidase codes for the protein MGAAVAGVLGFLLLAAAGGSAGDEAREAAAVRALLARLLGPGRAAAFSVSVERALAAESGLDTYRLSGGGAGARVRVVGSTGVAAAAGLHRYLRDFCGCHVAWSGSQLRLPEPLPAVPEELTEATPNRYRYYQNVCTHSYSFVWWDWARWEKELDWMALNGINLALAWSGQEAIWQRVYLALGLTQSEIDEYFTGPAFLAWGRMGNLHTWGGPLPRSWHLKQLYLQHRILDRMRSFGMTPVLPAFAGHVPKAITRVFPQVNVTQLGSWGHFNCSYSCSFLLAPEDPLFPIIGSLFLRELTKEFGTDHIYGADTFNEMQPPSSEPSYLASATASVYQAMVTVDPDAVWLLQGWLFQHQPQFWGPAQVSAVLGAVPRGRLLVLDLFAESQPVYIRTASFQGQPFIWCMLHNFGGNHGLFGALEAVNRGPAAARLFPNSTMVGTGMAPEGIGQNEVVYALMAELGWRKDPVADLEAWVTGFAARRYGVSHGNTEAAWRLLLRSVYNCSGEACSGHNRSPLVRRPSLKMTTTVWYNRSDVFEAWRLLLTTTPSLVTSPTFRYDLLDVTRQAAQELVSLYYGEARTAYLNKELVPLLRAAGILVYELLPSLDKVLASDSRFLLGSWLEQARAAAVSEAEAHFYEQNSRYQLTLWGPEGNILDYANKQLAGLVADYYTPRWRLFMEMLVESLVRGVPFQQHQFDQNAFQLEQTFVLSTQRYPSQPHGDTVDLAKKLFLRYYPRLVAGSL